Within Cucumis melo cultivar AY chromosome 4, USDA_Cmelo_AY_1.0, whole genome shotgun sequence, the genomic segment atgacatttaaaaaaattgtaaaactTTTGTAGGATATGTTTCCAGCATTCTCGAAGAGTTGTAGAGAAATGGTTAACAAATGGGAAAACATGATTAGTGAAGAAGGAAGAAGTGAAATAGATGTGTGGCCTGACTTACAAAACATGGCTGCTGATGTGATTTCTAGAACTGCATTTGGAAGTAGTtatgaagaaggaaaaaaaatcttccTGCTCTTGAAAGAGGCAGCTTCGCTATCCACTACATACCTAACAAACAGAATCTATTTCATCCCAGGGTTTAGGTAACACACAATTCAATTGGATGATTTATATATGTTcggtttaatttaattaaatctgTTTTTCAAGATGGTGTCTTTCTTTTGGTTGGGAACTGAATGTCCGTTTGGATTACATGGGCTTTCATATCATTTTAGTTCACATGGAGTGCTATTATCCAAGACTAATTGTTCTAGTATAATATTAAAGCTAATGAAATTCAAAAGAGGTACAATATATCTTAAGTGGATTGTTGAGGATCACACGTTGGAAAAGATCAACAAACCTCATACTCTTTATAAAATCGATGGGTTATTTCTCTCGTTGTCAATTAGTTGATGAATGAAAACTCATGTGttctactatatatatatatgagtcaTTGTATATAATAACCAACTCAATGGTACCCACGTCCAAATGTCTCTATATATTTTGAATATAGTttctattttatctttttaaagtTCTTAAATGTTTCATTATTACCGaagaaaattaaattgtgtAAACTAAAATATAAAGTAATAAGTAAAAGTACTATTTTATTTGAATGCATCAGTTCTTGATGAAATATAGAACATAATTGTTTTCAGGTATATGCCAACTAAATTAAACAAGAGGATGCGAGAGACTGATAGGAAAATACGAGATATGGTTTTGAGTATTATAAACAAAAGACAAAATGCTATGGAGAAAGGTGAAGCTTCAAATAATGAAGATCTTATAGGGATCCTATTAGAATCAAATGCAAGtcaaattgaagaagaccaAAACAAGAAAGAAGTTGGAATGAGCATAGAAGAAGTAATTAATGAATGCAGGCTTTTCTATTTTGCTGGTCAAGAAACCACAGCTGCATTGCTTACTTGGACAATGATTCTACTTGGTCGATACTCGGAATGGCAAGATCGAGCGAGAGCAGAAGTCTTGGAGGTTTTTGGTGATAACAAGAACTTGGATTTTGATCCTCTAAGTCATCTAAAAATAGTAAGTAAAATCATCTTTGTCTATCTAATTAGttcttaaactttaaaaataacttaattttataCATACCATTTGATATAGGTAAGCATGGTTCTGAATGAAGTTCTTAGACTGTACCCTCCGGTTGGAATGTTAGCTCGAGAGAttcaaaatgaaacaaaattggGGAATTTGACATTACCCAGTGGAGTGTCAATAGGAATACCAATCTTAAGTATGCACCAAAATCCCAAAATTTGGGGTGAAGATGCAATTGAGTTCAACCCAGGAAGATTTTCAGAAGGAATCTCGAAAGcaacaaagaatcaagtaagTTATATTCCTTTTGGATGGGGTCCTCGTATTTGCATTGGTCAAAACTTTGCAATGATTGAAGCCAAAATAGCATTATCGATGATTTTGCAACAATTCTCATTTACACTTTCTCCAACTTATACTCATGCTCCTATCACAAATATCATTATTCAGCCACAACATGGAGCTCATCTCATCCTTCGTAAACTATAATAATACTTTTGGTTTCATCCTTCATAAGCTATAGTTTTTTATTCTACTGTCTTTAGGTACAAACATGAATGAGGTTATTCTAAAACCTCTTACGCTTTCTTTGTTTCGTCAATAGTTTTGATTTCGTAAATTGGTTTTTTTAATGTTATTTAACTCgatgtaattattttaaaaatgatgtGGAATATGATTAAATGGAAGAAGTATCCTtactatatataatatatagttattatataatacgTGTATATTGATAGAAATTTGACTAGATGGAACTATACAAAAATTTGCTTCCCTTGCTCTCAATGATATTAGATGCCCGGTTACTCCTATACATTGAACCTTAGTTCGAACGAGGGAATGATCGATAAGAATGATATGATAAAAGTTCATGTGTCAATTTCGTTGAAAAATCTTAATGCACTCATCCAatctatcaatttttttagatttttctcGGATAAACCAATAAATTTTTAATGTAATTTTACATAATATCACTGAGTCTTTTAACTCAATATTATAaaagtaaatatattttttaattaggctgcaaacttttaatttgaattagtaAAATAATGTTTAATGGTTGACTCAAGTTTTGGCCTTTGTGCAAGGGCTATAAACCACTTGAATA encodes:
- the LOC103486998 gene encoding cytochrome P450 72A397-like; protein product: MKWNWIWVVGLLWVLGLWGWRIVNWVWFRPKRVEKLLRQQGLAGNSYRFLFGDTKEITEAVRRARTSQPMSFSHHIDPRTTPYSYPTIHKYGKDSFTWFGTTPRVYITEPEQVKIVFSQINEFHKTSSFPFRRRKGSGLASLEGPKWAKHRKIINPAFHVEKLKDMFPAFSKSCREMVNKWENMISEEGRSEIDVWPDLQNMAADVISRTAFGSSYEEGKKIFLLLKEAASLSTTYLTNRIYFIPGFRYMPTKLNKRMRETDRKIRDMVLSIINKRQNAMEKGEASNNEDLIGILLESNASQIEEDQNKKEVGMSIEEVINECRLFYFAGQETTAALLTWTMILLGRYSEWQDRARAEVLEVFGDNKNLDFDPLSHLKIVSMVLNEVLRLYPPVGMLAREIQNETKLGNLTLPSGVSIGIPILSMHQNPKIWGEDAIEFNPGRFSEGISKATKNQVSYIPFGWGPRICIGQNFAMIEAKIALSMILQQFSFTLSPTYTHAPITNIIIQPQHGAHLILRKL